Proteins encoded together in one Labrus mixtus chromosome 18, fLabMix1.1, whole genome shotgun sequence window:
- the LOC132993447 gene encoding ovarian cancer G-protein coupled receptor 1, whose product MSQEEVINCTISHEIHQYLFSCVYIIVLLIGVPSNLYSLYHAAVQLKQKNELGVYLMNLTVSDLLYLASLPLWLQYIFQDDNWSHREWLCQLCGFLLYENIYISIGFLCCISLDRYLAVVHPLRFTSLRSMRAAWIVSAIIWLKEIAVGVVFFRHKELSQNPKNQSVCFEHYPMKPWEYPINYYRFTIGFMFPLAILSVSYLCVLRAVGRSAGTQPDQKTRVRQLVSSTILIFLVCFSPYHIFLLVRTLLERDCIFIAGIFNYYHLSLLLTTLNCVADPALYCFVSESARRGVYRAIFRPIAKVLCCCFRRGNASPSNPTTDSHEVATDENNGHPTVTLLQHTTTLNNSKTDTSGKESVLITQTEEKTLKPLIIENRDFEKCVDTDGKPSCVIAMEELSENKVGAEENNKLNGLN is encoded by the exons ATGTCTCAGGAAGAAGTGATAAACTGCACCATCAGTCATGAGATCCACCAGTACCTCTTTTCCTGTGTGTACATCATCGTGCTGTTG ATTGGCGTCCCCTCAAACCTGTACTCTCTGTACCATGCTGCCGTGCAGCTGAAGCAGAAGAACGAGCTGGGAGTTTATTTAATGAACCTCACTGTGTCTGATCTGTTGTACCTGGCGTCATTACCGCTGTGGCTGCAGTACATCTTccag GATGATAACTGGTCTCACAGGGAGTGGTTGTGTCAGCTGTGTGGCTTCCTGCTCTACGAGAACATTTACATTAGCATCGGTTTTCTCTGCTGCATCAGTCTGGATCGCTACCTGGCCGTCGTCCATCCTTTAAG GTTCACGTCTCTGCGCTCCATGCGAGCAGCGTGGATCGTCAGCGCTATCATCTGGCTGAAAGAGATCGCTGTGGGCGTTGTTTTCTTCAGACATAAAGAACTGAGCCAAAACCCCAAGAACCAATCAGTGTGCTTCGAGCATTACCCCATGAAGCCGTGGGAGTATCCCATCAACTATTACCGCTTCACTATCGGCTTCATGTTCCCGCTGGCCATCCTATCG GTCAGTTACCTGTGCGTCCTGCGTGCTGTGGGTCGGAGCGCTGGGACTCAGCCAGATCAGAAGACGAGGGTCAGACAGCTGGTCAGCAGCACCATCCTTATCTTCCTCGTCTGCTTCTCCCCCTACCACATCTTTTTGTTAGTGCGCACCCTGCTGGAGCGAGACTGCATCTTCATCGCAG GAATATTTAACTACTACCACCTGTCGTTGTTGCTCACCACCTTGAACTGCGTGGCTGACCCCGCTCTTTACTGCTTCGTAAGCGAGAGTGCCCGCCGCGGCGTGTACAGAGCGATATTCAGGCCCATTGCCAAGGTGTTATGTTGCTGCTTTCGTCGCGGCAATGCCAGCCCCAGCAACCCCACCACGGATTCCCACGAGGTCGCCACGGACGAAAACAACGGACATCCGACGGTGACGCTGCTCCAACACACCACCACGCTAAACAACTCAAAAACAGACACTTCGGGGAAAGAAAGTGTTTTAATCACGCAGACTGAGGAGAAAACTTTGAAACCTTTAATTATAGAGAACAGagactttgaaaaatgtgtgGACACTGATGGGAAGCCCAGCTGTGTGATTGCAATGGAGGAGCTGAGTGAAAACAAAGTGGGGgctgaagaaaacaacaagctcAACGGCTTGAACTGA